The DNA sequence GTACGACACGAACAACACGATCTCGCGGAACATTAAGGAAAGTAAGGCAAACAGGCCCGGCACCACGTGTCACCTCCATAAGTTGGAGGGACTTGCTCTCTACTGTCGCAAGCCCTCTTAAGTTACCTTATGAGGATAAAGTGGGCGCGTGCCTGTTCGGGAGAAATTTTCCTTACGCTTTCAGTGACACAACCCTTCCTTCGGCATGACTCCGCATTGCGGCTTCGATGACGCGAATCGTCTCCCGACCGTCGACGGATGCTACGGGAGGTGCCTCCCCGTGCAGAATTGCTGCTGCAAACACGCGGTAATAGGAAGCGTATGAACCGGGAATAGGCGTTACTTTAGTGGTTGTTGTCGGCAAGTTCGCTCCGCTTGTTGTCTGTTCTCCTCCGCTTGTTGCTTGCTCTCCTCCGCTTGTGGGCAAGGTAGTGACGGCGACGTCGATGGCGCGAGCGGCGTCGGCGGCAGTTGCCCAGGCGGCGCTGCCCGGTTTGTGACCTTGTTTAAGTGCTGCTTCTTGTGGGTCAAGGCCGTAACTGAAGAAACTGCCACGGTCACCGTGAACGGCAAAGCGCGGTCCTGTCTGTAGTACGAGGCACCCGCCGTGCAAAATGACGCGTAGCGGGTCGTCGTAGCCGAGTACGAGGTGGAAGTAGTCGACTGTTTGCGCAGCAGGACGTTGTAACATGAGATCGGCCGATACTGTTTTTGGCGGTCCGAACAGGTGAATCGCTTGGTCGATGAGATGGGAACCGAGGTCGTACAACAGCCCCGCGCCGGGGACATCGCGTTCGCGCCAACGATCCCGCACGTGTGGACGGAAGCGGTCAAAGTGAGCTTCGTACGTGTGGATATTGCCTAATGTCCCGTCGGCGATGTTCGCTTTTAACGTTAAGAAGTCGCTGTCCCAGCGGCGGTTTTGGTACACGCTCAGGATGAGTCCGCTCTCCTCGGCGATTTGCACCAACTCATCTGCTTCCTCCGCGTGGAGGACGAACGGCTTTTCGACGACGACGTGTTTGCCCGCCGTGAGGGCCCGTTTGGCGAACTTGTAATGCGTATCGTTAGGAGTCGTAATGACGACAGCGTCGATCGTTTCGTCTTTGAGCACCTCATCGATGTCGGAGACGACGGCGACATCGGGATAGTCGCGCGTCACTTTGCCTGCGTTACTCGAGACGACTGTCGTTAGCGTTAGATCGTCGATCGCGTCGATGATCGGGGCGTGGAACACGGAAGCGGAAAATCCGTAGCCGACGAGTGCAATATTCACGTTGTTAGTAGTGCCACTTTTGTTGTTCATGTTGTCACTCCTATTGTCCATTGTGCCACTCCTTTTCACTCCTCAAAAATGAATTGAGACGTGAAAAACAATTACGTAATTTATATAACTATTGAAACAAACGTATCAAAAACGGGTACCGCTCAGCCCTTCGGTCGTGGCGCGGTACCCGTTAAGTGCACAGTTACAGTTCGTACAGTTCGCCGTATTTTTGTCGTAAATAACGCATATACGGTTCGTTCGACAGCGCGCCGCCAGTCGTGCGAGCGATGAGTTCTTCTGGTGTAAATTTACTGCCGTGGCGATAAATGTTTTCTTTCAGCCAGTTGTGCAATGTAGCGAAATCCCCCTGCCTGATCTGGACCGGAATGTTCGGGTGAGCGCGCAAGGCAGCGTCGAAAAATTGGGCACTCATAACGTTGCCGAGCGTGTATCCTTGGAACGATCCGCCGATCGTCCCCCCGAACCAGTGGACGTCTTGTAAGACGCCGTCGCGGTCGTTCGGCGGAGTGACGCCGAGGTCGGAGGTGTAGCGTGCGCGCCACGCTTCGGGCAAATCGCGTACAGCGAGGCGGCCTTCGAGCAGTTCGCGCTCTAAGTCGTAGCGGATGATCACATGCAAATTGTAGGTCACTTCGTCGGCGTCCGTACGAATTAACGACCGCTGCACTTTGTTAATGGCGCGGTAAAACTTATCGAGCGAGACGTCGCCTAGCTGACTCGGAAACGCTTCTTGTAGTTGCGGGTAAAAATACGTCCAAAAGTCGCGGCTGCGTCCGACGATGTTCTCCCACAAGCGCGATTGGCTTTCGTGTACGCCGGAAGATGTGCCTTCGGCGAGCGGCGTGGCTTCAAATTTCCGGTCGATTCCGAGCTCATACATCGCGTGGCCGGCCTCGTGCATCGTCGAAAACAGTGCATCGGATAAGTCGTTTTCGTTAAAGCGAGTGGTGATCCGTACGTCGCTGAGGGAAAACTTCGTCATAAACGGATGGTGTGTGCGATCTTGTCTGCCGCGTTCGAAATCGAAGCCGTATTGACGAATGGCGTCGAGACCGATCGCTTCTTGTTTGTCTTCCGGGTAATGGGCTTTTAAAAAGCCGTCCTCTGGCGGAGTCTGTGCCGTAATCGTTTCGACGAGCGGCGTGAGTTGGTTGCGCAAATCGGCGAATAGCGGGTTGATCGTCGCAACTGTCATCCCGTAATCGGAGAAGCCGATGAGTGGGTCCATGACGTGCTCCGCTTTGAAGAAAGACGAAAATTCCCGGCTTAACTCGAGCGTTTTTTCTAGTAACGGCGCGACGGCCGCAAAGTCGTTTGCAGGGCGCGCCTTCGTCCAAGCCGAATAGGTGACGGCTGAATGGGAATTAAGTTTACTGACAAAGTCAGATGGAATGTTGACCAATTTTTCATAATAGCGCCGAGCAAGGCGGATGAGACTCGCGTCGTCGGAATCGTAAGGCAAACTTTCTTCGTAAGGGCGCAAGTCGTCGAGCAACT is a window from the Numidum massiliense genome containing:
- a CDS encoding carboxypeptidase M32, with product MEAKLKELKERLRETNDLFAAGAVLSWDQSTYMPPAGAEARGRQIATLARIAHETITDDKTGQLLDDLRPYEESLPYDSDDASLIRLARRYYEKLVNIPSDFVSKLNSHSAVTYSAWTKARPANDFAAVAPLLEKTLELSREFSSFFKAEHVMDPLIGFSDYGMTVATINPLFADLRNQLTPLVETITAQTPPEDGFLKAHYPEDKQEAIGLDAIRQYGFDFERGRQDRTHHPFMTKFSLSDVRITTRFNENDLSDALFSTMHEAGHAMYELGIDRKFEATPLAEGTSSGVHESQSRLWENIVGRSRDFWTYFYPQLQEAFPSQLGDVSLDKFYRAINKVQRSLIRTDADEVTYNLHVIIRYDLERELLEGRLAVRDLPEAWRARYTSDLGVTPPNDRDGVLQDVHWFGGTIGGSFQGYTLGNVMSAQFFDAALRAHPNIPVQIRQGDFATLHNWLKENIYRHGSKFTPEELIARTTGGALSNEPYMRYLRQKYGELYEL
- a CDS encoding oxidoreductase, whose translation is MNNKSGTTNNVNIALVGYGFSASVFHAPIIDAIDDLTLTTVVSSNAGKVTRDYPDVAVVSDIDEVLKDETIDAVVITTPNDTHYKFAKRALTAGKHVVVEKPFVLHAEEADELVQIAEESGLILSVYQNRRWDSDFLTLKANIADGTLGNIHTYEAHFDRFRPHVRDRWRERDVPGAGLLYDLGSHLIDQAIHLFGPPKTVSADLMLQRPAAQTVDYFHLVLGYDDPLRVILHGGCLVLQTGPRFAVHGDRGSFFSYGLDPQEAALKQGHKPGSAAWATAADAARAIDVAVTTLPTSGGEQATSGGEQTTSGANLPTTTTKVTPIPGSYASYYRVFAAAILHGEAPPVASVDGRETIRVIEAAMRSHAEGRVVSLKA